From a single Sparus aurata chromosome 13, fSpaAur1.1, whole genome shotgun sequence genomic region:
- the akap10 gene encoding A-kinase anchor protein 10, mitochondrial isoform X1 → MSFFKRKAKSKEPERGTDAKVNKAPASPHSPSLGLRNHNAIQEAAGPSHVAINAISANMDSFARGRTAILKKQPSHMEAAHFGDLGHSCVNYQPQETRSRLSKTVDHVLRDNIAIPHYMHFMERRGADHLVRFWLEAESFRSTSWSRVRAHSLNSVKHSSLAEPVPASSDGSELRELGQYTPSTLSRDSSIEGPAVQSEQRDPSSTEAGLRPGTPRADTPSRQAPSRTGTPVKGQSSSTLRDLSDKLMKSIEKDAVTIFTKYISPDAVRPIPITEQIRNDIVAKICGEDGMVDPNCFVIAQSVVFCILEQQHFSEFLRCHHFCKYQIEVLTSGSVFLADILFCESALFYFSEFMEKEEAMNVLQFWLAADNFQNQLAAKKGQYDGQEAQNDAMILYDKYFSLQATNPLGFGDSVRMEIESNICREGGPLPDCFTTPLRQAWTTMEKVYMPGFLSSNLYYKYLSDLINSVRADEFVNVSALGQGGPADNDRSSSNASEGSQTQQSAKRAAIKILKNFDEAITVDVASLDPESLYQRPYAGRMTFGKVNEMGQFIREAEPEPDVKKSKGSMFSQAMKKWVQGNSDEAQEEMAWQIAKMIVNDVVHQSNHDSPGKSTKL, encoded by the exons ATGTCGTTTTTCAAGAGGAAAG CCAAAAGCAAAGAACCTGAGAGAGGGACAGATGCTAAAGTCAATAAAG CTCCAGCCAGCCCTCACTCTCCATCACTTGGACTGAGGAACCACAATGCCATCCAGGAAGCCGCCGGGCCCAGCCATGTGGCCATCAACGCCATCTCCGCCAACATGGACTCCTTTGCCCGCGGCCGCACCGCCATCCTCAAGAAACAGCCGAGCCACATGGAGGCTGCGCACTTTGGAGATCTCG GTCATTCCTGCGTGAACTATCAGCCTCAGGAGACCCGCTCTCGGCTGTCCAAGACGGTGGACCACGTCCTTCGGGACAATATCGCGATACCCCATTATATGCATTTCATGGAGCGACGGGGCGCCGACCACCTGGTTCGGTTCTGGCTGGAGGCCGAGAGTTTTCGCTCCACCAGCTGGTCGCGGGTCCGAGCGCACAGCCTGAACTCTGTCAAACACAGCTCGTTGGCCGAGCCCGTCCCCGCCTCCTCGGATGGCTCGGAGCTCCGGGAGCTCGGACAGTACACTCCCAGCACCCTCTCCAGGGACAGTAGCATCGAAGGCCCCGCGGTGCAGTCGGAGCAGCGGGACCCCTCCAGCACAGAAGCGGGCCTGAGACCCGGCACCCCTCGAGCGGACACTCCCAGCAGGCAGGCACCCTCCAGGACCGGGACTCCTGTCAAGGGGCAGTCCAGCAGCACCCTGCGAGACCTCTCCGACAAGCTCATGAAGA gtaTAGAGAAAGATGCAGTGACCATCTTCACTAAGTACATCTCTCCGGATGCTGTGAGGCCGATCCCCATCACAGAGCAGATCAGAAACGACATAGTCG CTAAGATATGCGGAGAGGATGGCATGGTGGACCCAAACTGCTTTGTCATCGCGCAGTCGGTCGTCTTCTGCATCTTGGAGCAACA GCACTTTAGTGAATTCCTGCGATGCCATCATTTCTGTAAATACCAGATTGAAGTGTTGACGAGCGGCTCTGTGTTCCTGGCTGACATCTTGTTCTGTGAGTCAGCTCTCTTCTACTTCTCGGAG TTCATGGAAAAGGAGGAGGCGATGAATGTACTGCAGTTCTGGCTGGCAGCAGACAACTTCCAGAACCAGCTAGCAGCTAAAAAGGGCCAGTATGACGGCCAGGAGGCTCAGAACGACGCCATGATCCTCTACGACAA GTATTTCTCACTCCAGGCCACCAACCCTCTGGGCTTTGGCGACTCCGTGCGGATGGAGATCGAGTCGAACATCTGCCGAGAGGGCGGGCCGCTCCCCGACTGTTTCACCACTCCGCTCAGACAGGCCTGGACGACCATGGAGAAG GTCTACATGCCGGGCTTCCTGTCTAGCAACCTTTACTACAAATACCTGAGTGACCTCATCAACTCGGTGCGGGCAGATGAGTTTGTGAATGTCAGCGCTCTGGGTCAGGGCGGGCCCGCGGACAACGACCGCTCGAGTTCAAATGCCAGCGAGGGCTCGCAGACGCAG CAGAGTGCCAAGAGGGCAGCAATCAAGATCCTGAAAAACTTTGACGAGGCGATCACAGTGGACGTCGCCAGCCTGGACCCAGAGTCCTTGTACCAGCGGCCGTACGCTGG AAGGATGACGTTCGGGAAGGTGAATGAGATGGGCCAGTTTATCAGGGAGGCAGAACCCGAGCCCGACGTGAAGAAATCCAAAG GTTCCATGTTTTCTCAAGCCATGAAGAAATGGGTGCAAGGCAACTCCGACGAG GCGCAGGAGGAGATGGCATGGCAGATTGCCAAGATGATTGTCAATGACGTCGTCCACCAGTCGAACCATGACAGCCCGGGCAAGTCCACCAAG tTATGA
- the akap10 gene encoding A-kinase anchor protein 10, mitochondrial isoform X4, which yields MSFFKRKAKSKEPERGTDAKVNKAPASPHSPSLGLRNHNAIQEAAGPSHVAINAISANMDSFARGRTAILKKQPSHMEAAHFGDLGHSCVNYQPQETRSRLSKTVDHVLRDNIAIPHYMHFMERRGADHLVRFWLEAESFRSTSWSRVRAHSLNSVKHSSLAEPVPASSDGSELRELGQYTPSTLSRDSSIEGPAVQSEQRDPSSTEAGLRPGTPRADTPSRQAPSRTGTPVKGQSSSTLRDLSDKLMKSIEKDAVTIFTKYISPDAVRPIPITEQIRNDIVAKICGEDGMVDPNCFVIAQSVVFCILEQQHFSEFLRCHHFCKYQIEVLTSGSVFLADILFCESALFYFSEFMEKEEAMNVLQFWLAADNFQNQLAAKKGQYDGQEAQNDAMILYDKYFSLQATNPLGFGDSVRMEIESNICREGGPLPDCFTTPLRQAWTTMEKVYMPGFLSSNLYYKYLSDLINSVRADEFVNVSALGQGGPADNDRSSSNASEGSQTQSAKRAAIKILKNFDEAITVDVASLDPESLYQRPYAGMTFGKVNEMGQFIREAEPEPDVKKSKGSMFSQAMKKWVQGNSDEAQEEMAWQIAKMIVNDVVHQSNHDSPGKSTKL from the exons ATGTCGTTTTTCAAGAGGAAAG CCAAAAGCAAAGAACCTGAGAGAGGGACAGATGCTAAAGTCAATAAAG CTCCAGCCAGCCCTCACTCTCCATCACTTGGACTGAGGAACCACAATGCCATCCAGGAAGCCGCCGGGCCCAGCCATGTGGCCATCAACGCCATCTCCGCCAACATGGACTCCTTTGCCCGCGGCCGCACCGCCATCCTCAAGAAACAGCCGAGCCACATGGAGGCTGCGCACTTTGGAGATCTCG GTCATTCCTGCGTGAACTATCAGCCTCAGGAGACCCGCTCTCGGCTGTCCAAGACGGTGGACCACGTCCTTCGGGACAATATCGCGATACCCCATTATATGCATTTCATGGAGCGACGGGGCGCCGACCACCTGGTTCGGTTCTGGCTGGAGGCCGAGAGTTTTCGCTCCACCAGCTGGTCGCGGGTCCGAGCGCACAGCCTGAACTCTGTCAAACACAGCTCGTTGGCCGAGCCCGTCCCCGCCTCCTCGGATGGCTCGGAGCTCCGGGAGCTCGGACAGTACACTCCCAGCACCCTCTCCAGGGACAGTAGCATCGAAGGCCCCGCGGTGCAGTCGGAGCAGCGGGACCCCTCCAGCACAGAAGCGGGCCTGAGACCCGGCACCCCTCGAGCGGACACTCCCAGCAGGCAGGCACCCTCCAGGACCGGGACTCCTGTCAAGGGGCAGTCCAGCAGCACCCTGCGAGACCTCTCCGACAAGCTCATGAAGA gtaTAGAGAAAGATGCAGTGACCATCTTCACTAAGTACATCTCTCCGGATGCTGTGAGGCCGATCCCCATCACAGAGCAGATCAGAAACGACATAGTCG CTAAGATATGCGGAGAGGATGGCATGGTGGACCCAAACTGCTTTGTCATCGCGCAGTCGGTCGTCTTCTGCATCTTGGAGCAACA GCACTTTAGTGAATTCCTGCGATGCCATCATTTCTGTAAATACCAGATTGAAGTGTTGACGAGCGGCTCTGTGTTCCTGGCTGACATCTTGTTCTGTGAGTCAGCTCTCTTCTACTTCTCGGAG TTCATGGAAAAGGAGGAGGCGATGAATGTACTGCAGTTCTGGCTGGCAGCAGACAACTTCCAGAACCAGCTAGCAGCTAAAAAGGGCCAGTATGACGGCCAGGAGGCTCAGAACGACGCCATGATCCTCTACGACAA GTATTTCTCACTCCAGGCCACCAACCCTCTGGGCTTTGGCGACTCCGTGCGGATGGAGATCGAGTCGAACATCTGCCGAGAGGGCGGGCCGCTCCCCGACTGTTTCACCACTCCGCTCAGACAGGCCTGGACGACCATGGAGAAG GTCTACATGCCGGGCTTCCTGTCTAGCAACCTTTACTACAAATACCTGAGTGACCTCATCAACTCGGTGCGGGCAGATGAGTTTGTGAATGTCAGCGCTCTGGGTCAGGGCGGGCCCGCGGACAACGACCGCTCGAGTTCAAATGCCAGCGAGGGCTCGCAGACGCAG AGTGCCAAGAGGGCAGCAATCAAGATCCTGAAAAACTTTGACGAGGCGATCACAGTGGACGTCGCCAGCCTGGACCCAGAGTCCTTGTACCAGCGGCCGTACGCTGG GATGACGTTCGGGAAGGTGAATGAGATGGGCCAGTTTATCAGGGAGGCAGAACCCGAGCCCGACGTGAAGAAATCCAAAG GTTCCATGTTTTCTCAAGCCATGAAGAAATGGGTGCAAGGCAACTCCGACGAG GCGCAGGAGGAGATGGCATGGCAGATTGCCAAGATGATTGTCAATGACGTCGTCCACCAGTCGAACCATGACAGCCCGGGCAAGTCCACCAAG tTATGA
- the akap10 gene encoding A-kinase anchor protein 10, mitochondrial isoform X3 has protein sequence MSFFKRKAKSKEPERGTDAKVNKAPASPHSPSLGLRNHNAIQEAAGPSHVAINAISANMDSFARGRTAILKKQPSHMEAAHFGDLGHSCVNYQPQETRSRLSKTVDHVLRDNIAIPHYMHFMERRGADHLVRFWLEAESFRSTSWSRVRAHSLNSVKHSSLAEPVPASSDGSELRELGQYTPSTLSRDSSIEGPAVQSEQRDPSSTEAGLRPGTPRADTPSRQAPSRTGTPVKGQSSSTLRDLSDKLMKSIEKDAVTIFTKYISPDAVRPIPITEQIRNDIVAKICGEDGMVDPNCFVIAQSVVFCILEQQHFSEFLRCHHFCKYQIEVLTSGSVFLADILFCESALFYFSEFMEKEEAMNVLQFWLAADNFQNQLAAKKGQYDGQEAQNDAMILYDKYFSLQATNPLGFGDSVRMEIESNICREGGPLPDCFTTPLRQAWTTMEKVYMPGFLSSNLYYKYLSDLINSVRADEFVNVSALGQGGPADNDRSSSNASEGSQTQQSAKRAAIKILKNFDEAITVDVASLDPESLYQRPYAGMTFGKVNEMGQFIREAEPEPDVKKSKGSMFSQAMKKWVQGNSDEAQEEMAWQIAKMIVNDVVHQSNHDSPGKSTKL, from the exons ATGTCGTTTTTCAAGAGGAAAG CCAAAAGCAAAGAACCTGAGAGAGGGACAGATGCTAAAGTCAATAAAG CTCCAGCCAGCCCTCACTCTCCATCACTTGGACTGAGGAACCACAATGCCATCCAGGAAGCCGCCGGGCCCAGCCATGTGGCCATCAACGCCATCTCCGCCAACATGGACTCCTTTGCCCGCGGCCGCACCGCCATCCTCAAGAAACAGCCGAGCCACATGGAGGCTGCGCACTTTGGAGATCTCG GTCATTCCTGCGTGAACTATCAGCCTCAGGAGACCCGCTCTCGGCTGTCCAAGACGGTGGACCACGTCCTTCGGGACAATATCGCGATACCCCATTATATGCATTTCATGGAGCGACGGGGCGCCGACCACCTGGTTCGGTTCTGGCTGGAGGCCGAGAGTTTTCGCTCCACCAGCTGGTCGCGGGTCCGAGCGCACAGCCTGAACTCTGTCAAACACAGCTCGTTGGCCGAGCCCGTCCCCGCCTCCTCGGATGGCTCGGAGCTCCGGGAGCTCGGACAGTACACTCCCAGCACCCTCTCCAGGGACAGTAGCATCGAAGGCCCCGCGGTGCAGTCGGAGCAGCGGGACCCCTCCAGCACAGAAGCGGGCCTGAGACCCGGCACCCCTCGAGCGGACACTCCCAGCAGGCAGGCACCCTCCAGGACCGGGACTCCTGTCAAGGGGCAGTCCAGCAGCACCCTGCGAGACCTCTCCGACAAGCTCATGAAGA gtaTAGAGAAAGATGCAGTGACCATCTTCACTAAGTACATCTCTCCGGATGCTGTGAGGCCGATCCCCATCACAGAGCAGATCAGAAACGACATAGTCG CTAAGATATGCGGAGAGGATGGCATGGTGGACCCAAACTGCTTTGTCATCGCGCAGTCGGTCGTCTTCTGCATCTTGGAGCAACA GCACTTTAGTGAATTCCTGCGATGCCATCATTTCTGTAAATACCAGATTGAAGTGTTGACGAGCGGCTCTGTGTTCCTGGCTGACATCTTGTTCTGTGAGTCAGCTCTCTTCTACTTCTCGGAG TTCATGGAAAAGGAGGAGGCGATGAATGTACTGCAGTTCTGGCTGGCAGCAGACAACTTCCAGAACCAGCTAGCAGCTAAAAAGGGCCAGTATGACGGCCAGGAGGCTCAGAACGACGCCATGATCCTCTACGACAA GTATTTCTCACTCCAGGCCACCAACCCTCTGGGCTTTGGCGACTCCGTGCGGATGGAGATCGAGTCGAACATCTGCCGAGAGGGCGGGCCGCTCCCCGACTGTTTCACCACTCCGCTCAGACAGGCCTGGACGACCATGGAGAAG GTCTACATGCCGGGCTTCCTGTCTAGCAACCTTTACTACAAATACCTGAGTGACCTCATCAACTCGGTGCGGGCAGATGAGTTTGTGAATGTCAGCGCTCTGGGTCAGGGCGGGCCCGCGGACAACGACCGCTCGAGTTCAAATGCCAGCGAGGGCTCGCAGACGCAG CAGAGTGCCAAGAGGGCAGCAATCAAGATCCTGAAAAACTTTGACGAGGCGATCACAGTGGACGTCGCCAGCCTGGACCCAGAGTCCTTGTACCAGCGGCCGTACGCTGG GATGACGTTCGGGAAGGTGAATGAGATGGGCCAGTTTATCAGGGAGGCAGAACCCGAGCCCGACGTGAAGAAATCCAAAG GTTCCATGTTTTCTCAAGCCATGAAGAAATGGGTGCAAGGCAACTCCGACGAG GCGCAGGAGGAGATGGCATGGCAGATTGCCAAGATGATTGTCAATGACGTCGTCCACCAGTCGAACCATGACAGCCCGGGCAAGTCCACCAAG tTATGA
- the akap10 gene encoding A-kinase anchor protein 10, mitochondrial isoform X2, translating to MSFFKRKAKSKEPERGTDAKVNKAPASPHSPSLGLRNHNAIQEAAGPSHVAINAISANMDSFARGRTAILKKQPSHMEAAHFGDLGHSCVNYQPQETRSRLSKTVDHVLRDNIAIPHYMHFMERRGADHLVRFWLEAESFRSTSWSRVRAHSLNSVKHSSLAEPVPASSDGSELRELGQYTPSTLSRDSSIEGPAVQSEQRDPSSTEAGLRPGTPRADTPSRQAPSRTGTPVKGQSSSTLRDLSDKLMKSIEKDAVTIFTKYISPDAVRPIPITEQIRNDIVAKICGEDGMVDPNCFVIAQSVVFCILEQQHFSEFLRCHHFCKYQIEVLTSGSVFLADILFCESALFYFSEFMEKEEAMNVLQFWLAADNFQNQLAAKKGQYDGQEAQNDAMILYDKYFSLQATNPLGFGDSVRMEIESNICREGGPLPDCFTTPLRQAWTTMEKVYMPGFLSSNLYYKYLSDLINSVRADEFVNVSALGQGGPADNDRSSSNASEGSQTQSAKRAAIKILKNFDEAITVDVASLDPESLYQRPYAGRMTFGKVNEMGQFIREAEPEPDVKKSKGSMFSQAMKKWVQGNSDEAQEEMAWQIAKMIVNDVVHQSNHDSPGKSTKL from the exons ATGTCGTTTTTCAAGAGGAAAG CCAAAAGCAAAGAACCTGAGAGAGGGACAGATGCTAAAGTCAATAAAG CTCCAGCCAGCCCTCACTCTCCATCACTTGGACTGAGGAACCACAATGCCATCCAGGAAGCCGCCGGGCCCAGCCATGTGGCCATCAACGCCATCTCCGCCAACATGGACTCCTTTGCCCGCGGCCGCACCGCCATCCTCAAGAAACAGCCGAGCCACATGGAGGCTGCGCACTTTGGAGATCTCG GTCATTCCTGCGTGAACTATCAGCCTCAGGAGACCCGCTCTCGGCTGTCCAAGACGGTGGACCACGTCCTTCGGGACAATATCGCGATACCCCATTATATGCATTTCATGGAGCGACGGGGCGCCGACCACCTGGTTCGGTTCTGGCTGGAGGCCGAGAGTTTTCGCTCCACCAGCTGGTCGCGGGTCCGAGCGCACAGCCTGAACTCTGTCAAACACAGCTCGTTGGCCGAGCCCGTCCCCGCCTCCTCGGATGGCTCGGAGCTCCGGGAGCTCGGACAGTACACTCCCAGCACCCTCTCCAGGGACAGTAGCATCGAAGGCCCCGCGGTGCAGTCGGAGCAGCGGGACCCCTCCAGCACAGAAGCGGGCCTGAGACCCGGCACCCCTCGAGCGGACACTCCCAGCAGGCAGGCACCCTCCAGGACCGGGACTCCTGTCAAGGGGCAGTCCAGCAGCACCCTGCGAGACCTCTCCGACAAGCTCATGAAGA gtaTAGAGAAAGATGCAGTGACCATCTTCACTAAGTACATCTCTCCGGATGCTGTGAGGCCGATCCCCATCACAGAGCAGATCAGAAACGACATAGTCG CTAAGATATGCGGAGAGGATGGCATGGTGGACCCAAACTGCTTTGTCATCGCGCAGTCGGTCGTCTTCTGCATCTTGGAGCAACA GCACTTTAGTGAATTCCTGCGATGCCATCATTTCTGTAAATACCAGATTGAAGTGTTGACGAGCGGCTCTGTGTTCCTGGCTGACATCTTGTTCTGTGAGTCAGCTCTCTTCTACTTCTCGGAG TTCATGGAAAAGGAGGAGGCGATGAATGTACTGCAGTTCTGGCTGGCAGCAGACAACTTCCAGAACCAGCTAGCAGCTAAAAAGGGCCAGTATGACGGCCAGGAGGCTCAGAACGACGCCATGATCCTCTACGACAA GTATTTCTCACTCCAGGCCACCAACCCTCTGGGCTTTGGCGACTCCGTGCGGATGGAGATCGAGTCGAACATCTGCCGAGAGGGCGGGCCGCTCCCCGACTGTTTCACCACTCCGCTCAGACAGGCCTGGACGACCATGGAGAAG GTCTACATGCCGGGCTTCCTGTCTAGCAACCTTTACTACAAATACCTGAGTGACCTCATCAACTCGGTGCGGGCAGATGAGTTTGTGAATGTCAGCGCTCTGGGTCAGGGCGGGCCCGCGGACAACGACCGCTCGAGTTCAAATGCCAGCGAGGGCTCGCAGACGCAG AGTGCCAAGAGGGCAGCAATCAAGATCCTGAAAAACTTTGACGAGGCGATCACAGTGGACGTCGCCAGCCTGGACCCAGAGTCCTTGTACCAGCGGCCGTACGCTGG AAGGATGACGTTCGGGAAGGTGAATGAGATGGGCCAGTTTATCAGGGAGGCAGAACCCGAGCCCGACGTGAAGAAATCCAAAG GTTCCATGTTTTCTCAAGCCATGAAGAAATGGGTGCAAGGCAACTCCGACGAG GCGCAGGAGGAGATGGCATGGCAGATTGCCAAGATGATTGTCAATGACGTCGTCCACCAGTCGAACCATGACAGCCCGGGCAAGTCCACCAAG tTATGA